ATCTTGGAATTCAAATTCGCTTTAGCAGCATGCTCTACAGCAGACTTTCGTGCAATTAAATCAAGGGAAAAGAGTAAACCGCTTTGCTCGGCTAAATTAAAAACGAGGCTTGGCGGTACCATATTATTTTCATCATCGAACAGCCTAAATAGCGCTTCATTAGCAAACACATCAAGGTTTCCCGGCTCCGAATAAGCTCGTACAATGGGTTGAAACCAGCTTTGGTACGTCTCGTTTTCTACCGCAGTTTTAATCCACCGCGCTTGATGGCGGCGCGCGAAGGTTTCTACACTGGCGACTCGGCTAATCGCATTGATATCTGGGTGGCCTTCTTGTGCCATGGTCGTCACTTTGGACTGGCCGAACTCTGGCCCTGCTAAACAACCACCGATATTATTTAAAAACGTAGAAAGTCCATTTTTATTCACCTGAACAGTAATGCATTTATCTGCTACTAACTCTGGGGCTAGCGCCATTTCAGTGCACATTTGCATCAAATTTTGCTCAGCATTACTGGTCGGCAGGAAAAACCAAAAGTACGTTGTTTCAAAAAAATATGACTCAATTGCTTCACAATCTGCACACCACATAGCATTCTCCATAGGTTTTAGTCAGCCTTTTGTACGTGCGTTACCTCAAAACCGCTCACTTAGAGGTGAACCTAACAGTAGCGTATACCGTATTATTCGTTAGCGAAATAAAACAGTCACACCAAGGTTTAAGTTTGAAGAGCAGCTCACGTAAAGTTCCATCATCTCGGTTTAGCCGCCTAGTTCACTTAGGTGGGCTGGCAGGTCAAGTTGCCTCAAATATGCTACTTGAAGGGGCAAGGCAGACACTGCAAGGACAACCCGTCAACCGCACTGATTTACTACTACAAAGCAAAAATATTCACGCAGTTGCAGAAAAACTGAGCCATTTGCGTGGCGCAGCAATGAAGTTAGGTCAATTGCTTTCAATGGATGCAGGCGACCTATTACCACCTGAACTTGCGATGCTGCTTACACACCTGCGTGCAGATGCAATGCCGATGCCATACAAGCAGCTCATTGGCGCACTAGAACAAGAGTTGGGGCAAGACTGGCTCGACAAGTTTAGCCATATTGAGCTAAAAAGTTTTGCACAAGCGTCCATTGGGCAGGTGCATAAAGCCAATGCCGAAGATGGTCAACCACTTGCCATAAAAATACAATACCCTGGGGTGGCAAAAAGTATTCAAAGCGATGTAGACAACGTAGTAAGTCTTATCAAAATGACTGGTCTACTTCCTAAAAACATCAACATCGTCCCTTTAGTAGCCGAAGCTAAATTCCAATTGCTCGCAGAGACTAACTATCAACAAGAAGCGAACTATTTGCAGCAGTTTGCCTGCGGACTTGCAAAAGATACACGCTTTAAAATTCCTAAGGTATACCAAAGCCTAAGTAGCAAGCATCTGCTGACTATGGAATACGTCTCTGGCGAGCCACTAGCCGAGGCTGTTGCTTTACCACAGCCAGCTCGCAATAAAATTATGGCAACACTGATCGAGCTTTTCTTTATTGAAATGTTCGAACTTAAATTGATACAAACCGATCCTAACTTTGCCAACTATCTATTTAATAAAGATCCCCTTCAAATCGTGTTACTAGACTTTGGCGCAACACGTGTAGTCAGCGACACTATTAGCAGTGGTTATAAAAGCTTGCTTGGGGCTGCCATGGAGCAAGACCATGCCGCCGTTAAACAGGCTGCATGCGACATCGGCTATTTCGACACAAATATTGCACCTGAGTACTGTGATGCGGTTATTGAGCTGTTTTTACTTGCAACGACCCCGCTTCGCTACAACGGCCCATTTGATTTCGCTAACAGCAAACTGAGTAAAGAGCTCAGTGAAAAAGGGCTAGCGTTGAATGGCCGCTCTAACGAGTGGCATACACCACCTGTAGATGCGTTGTTTATTCACCGCAAACTGGCAGGGTTATATTTAATCGCAGCAAAATTACAAGCAAAGGTAGACTTAACAGCACTGCAAACATATTTAAAATAGCGGCCTGCCAGTAAGCAGGCCTTGGGTCATTACCACATACTTTTTAGCACGCCATCTTTTCTTATAAAGTGATGGTAAAGCGCCGCGCCAATATGAACTGCAAGTACTGTTACCAATAGCAATACAGCTAAGCCATGTCCTTCGCGCAACACAGCAAAGTATTCGATGCGTGGTACCATCGCTGCTGGAATGATGAAGAAGTCGAACATCACAATTTGTCGCGCCGCATAATACTGCATCAACAGACCGCTAGTCGGTATGACTAGCATCAATAAGTAGAGCAGCCAGTGACTGAGCTTGGCCAGTTTGACTTGGATTGCGGGCATCCCTGATGGTAAGTTTGGAGTCGATGACTTTATTCTTATAACACAGCGCAATAAAAGTAGCATTAGTGCCAACACACCAAATGACTTATGCAGTCCAAGCAGTGTCAGCTGCCAAGGCTCTAGAGAATACACCATCGTAAGACCAGCAAAAATCATAGCAAAGACAAGTAATGCCATAGACCAGTGAAGCACTCTCATCGCGAGATTAAATCGTATCTTCTGCTTAGTCATTCACTTTTTCCTCAAATGCCCCATCAATTGCTCCTTAGCTCTACGGCGATAAGACTCAGCATACGCAGCAGAGCGCGCTCTTAGAATTGGATCTTCGGTCGCAATTACACCGGAGGGTAGTATCAAGGGATCGAAATTGAGTGCATGGCAGTTACCCTCTAATTGCGGTTGCCAATGAGTGATGGAGATCTCTCCTGCATCTAACTTGGCGCGATTACTGGGCCAGAGTTTGGCTGGATTATTTTCATCATCTTCTTGCTTGGCAAATATAAACTGCCAAGTGAAGCGCACAGTTCCCTTCTCTAATCGAGTTGCAAACTCTTGTTGTAGCGCGTTTTTGCCAGTGTAAGGGTTTTTACTTTCTTCATTTATTGGCAGCATTTTCCAGCGAATAGCCTGACGCTGCGATTTTTCATCCACCAAATAAAACGCATTAATACTATGATAAGTCTCAAGGGCAAAACTCGGGCTTGGCGTGTAACTCGCTTTCCATGCTAAATAATCCGCACTCTCAGGGTGCTCAGCAAAAAAGTCTTTTATTGCCTCTTTGCCCTGCTTCAGAGCGACTATCTGCTGATAAAAATCATGGGGATTCGTTACCGCCATCACAGGAGGCGTATTCATCGCAATATTCCAACGCTCAGCACCTTTCACGAAGCTCAGCGCAAAACTCCTTACCGGTGCTGCTAGCTCTCTAGCGTGCGGATTATTTCCGGCAATGGCCAATCGGCCGATAAATGGATGCGTGCCCGCTTTAAAAACTGCTGCGCTAGAGTACTGAGATAATCTCCCATTCGACTTAAATTCTCCTGACACGCAAATCCCTTTTGCATGTGCCCTGCGAAACCCAGGGAAGTGAGCTCGCCCTTGTTGCAAGTCAACAAATTGCTGTGCGGTGACTTGCTCAGCTTGTACTTGTGTTAGCGGTGAAAGTAACAACACAACGCTAAGGCTCGCAAAATAAAAACCCTTTTCTACCAAAGATACTGATGCGTATTTCACAAAACGGCTCCTAAGTTACACCAATTTGCTGAATATGTGACCTTTAAATGGGGCAAACTGGTCGCGAATAATCAGTACCATCAATAGACCCGTGCTGTGAACGTTTCCTTTCATTTATTTTGATTGTAAACCTGATATTTAAATTATACTTTTAACGCTATGATAGTGTTATCTACCCTGCCTATATTTATTTAACAACACGGCAAAATTGCTTAAGCGGAGTAAATACTGTACTCTTGCCCGCCGCCCAATACAGAGTACAAAATCATGAGCTTTAGCCACCTAGGTTTAGCCCCAGAAATAAATCAAGCCGTTGTCGAACAAGGTTACGACAAACCGACCCCCATTCAAGAGCAAGCCATTCCTGCTATTTTAGAAGGCAGAGACGTGATGGCTGCGGCGCAAACGGGTACAGGTAAAACTGCGGGCTTTACATTACCTTTGTTGCAAAAGCTAATTGCAGGTACTAAGCCACGTGCGAATAACGTACGCGCGCTAATTCTAACGCCTACCAGAGAACTTGCTGATCAAGTATGGCAAAGCGTTACGCTGTACAGTAAGCATCTTCCTATCAGCTCTGAAGTAGTTTACGGCGGTGTGAAGATCAACCCGCAAATGATGAGGCTGCGTAAAGGCGTTGATGTTTTAGTGGCAACACCTGGCCGATTACTCGATCTTTACCAGCAAAATGCGGTGAAGTTTGACGACCTTGAAGTGCTGGTATTGGATGAAGCCGACCGTATGTTAGACATGGGCTTCATCCATGATATCAAGCGCATCATTAAAGCATTACCAAGCCGCAGACAAAATTTAATGTTTTCTGCGACTTTCTCTGAAGAAATTAGAGCCTTGGCGAAAGGGTTAATCCATGACCCGGTAGAAGTTTCTGTTGCACCTGCAAACAGCACAGCTAAAAGCGTGACTCAATGGGTGTATCCAGTAGACAAAAGTAAACGTACAGGTTTACTAAAACATTTAGTCCAAACGCATGATTGGCAACAAGTGTTGGTATTTACCCGCACAAAACACGGTGCCAACCGCTTGGTTAAAGATCTGGAAAAAGACAAGATCAACGCCGCTGCAATCCATGGTAATAAAAGCCAAAGTGCTCGCATGAAAGCCCTTGCAGGTTTTAAAAACGGTGAAGTACGTGTACTTGTTGCCACTGATATTGTGGCAAGAGGCTTAGATATTCAAGAGCTGCCTCATGTCGTGAACTTTGATCTGCCAAATGTTTACGAAGATTATGTTCACCGCATTGGTAGAACAGGCCGCGCTGGTGCGACGGGAGAAGCTATCTCATTTGTTACGCAAGAGACCGCGAGCGACTTATTTGGCATTGAACGATTAATTCAACAGCTGGTGCCGCGTAAAGTGGAACCAGGATTCGAACCGCAACTTGCCGTACCAGAATCAAAGTTGGATACGCGCCCAATCAAGCCGAAAAAGCCAAAGAAACCGAAAAAGTCAAAGGTGGACGAAGCCGAGCAAACACCTTCCGCTCAGCCGAAAAACAAACCTAAGCAAAATTCAGGCCCTCGCAACAATAAACCGAGTGGTAACGGCAAACCTGCTAGTAACAACAATGGTAACCGCAGACGTCGCCCATCATCGTCTGCAAACAAGCCAAAGAGCCAACACTCTGGAGACAAGCGTACCCCACGTCAGAAGCCTACTGCTGGCAATTAAAGCTGTAAGCAGGTGTAATAGCATTTGCAACACCTTCTCCTAAGCTAAAAAGGCTGTTAATCCTAACAGCCTTTTTTCGTCAAAGGAGCTAGACAATGAATATCTTGAAATTGATACTGTTCACATTGTTTGGTAGTACATTTTTAGCGCATGCTGGTACGCAATATGTGACCCAAGCTGCGAGCAATATCACAGAAACTTCCGCTCAATTAAACGGTTATTCCGCTTCTACTATCGGTTTAAGTGGAGAAACGTTTGATTATGGCCTAACTACTAACTACGGCTACAGCGTACTCGCGACACCCGCTGGCGTTAATGGCCCGGTTAGCGCACAAATAACGAACCTAGATTGTGGCACCGAATACCATTTTCGTTTTCGAGGAGATCCAAAGCCACCTCGCACCACAATTCAGGGGGAAGACTTAACCTTCACCACTGCCCCATGTAGTCCTACGATTTTTACTAACGTTTCGTTTGAAACGGGCGGACAATATTACTTCGTTGCAGAAAACAATGGCGGTAATACTGTAAACGCCAATCGCATCGCGATTGGCCCTTGGGAGCGGTTTAATCTTATCGATGTCAACGGTGGTAACCTGTTTGATGGCGACACCATCCACATTCAAACAGCCACTGGCTATTACTTTGTTGCAGAGCAAGGTGGCGGCGCTGAGCTAAATGCCGATCGAACAGTGGCTTCTATTTGGGAAACCTTTACGATTGAGCTACCGAATAACCCCGGCGCCTTAATCCAAAATGGCGATAAAGTGGCACTTAGGTCAATCAATGGTCACTATATCCAAGCCGCAGGTAATGGTGGTGCAGGAGCCAATGTGCATCCTACCGTCATAGGCTGTAATGCCACTTATCCCTGTTCATGGGAAATGTTTAAGATTATTTTTTAACGCACATGGCCGTGGTAAAAAATTTTATCACGGCCCTACACACGCTATCCATTCGACCCATGTTATAATTGCTGTTTTAGAACTACAGAGACAGCGACTTTGACTCAGCCACTTTTTTCAAGTACCTCACTTTCCAGCGCGTTACTCGATAACCTCGCGTCATTGGGATATCACACCATGACCGACATTCAAGCGCAAACCTTACCGCTTATCTTGGCGGGTAAAGATGTCATTGGCCAAGGTAAAACGGGCTCAGGTAAAACCGCCGCTTTCTCTTTAGGACTATTACATAATTTAAATGTGAAACGCTTTCGTGTGCAAGCGCTTGTGGTTTGTCCAACTCGAGAGCTTGCCGATCAGGTTGCAGTTGAAATTCGCAAGCTTGCCCGTGCAGTCCATAACATCAAAGTGTTAGCGCTGTGTGGTGGTGCACCAATGGGTCCGCAAATTGGCTCTCTTGAACACGGCGCGCACATCATTGTGGGCACGCCAGGACGCATCGAAGAGCACCTGCGCAAAGGCCGTTTGTCGCTAGATGAAGTAAATACTTTTGTACTGGATGAAGCGGATCGCATGTTGGAGATGGGTTTTGAAGAGTCGCTGCAGTGCATCATCGATCACTGTCCTACAGCACGCCAAAACCTGTTATTTAGTGCAACTTACCCGCCAAAAATAGAGCAGCTCGCGCAGCACATCATGAAAGACGCAGCCAAAGTCACGGTCGAAGCAACCCATGATGATAGCTCGATTGAACAGTACTTTTATGAAATAGACAATAACGACGCAAGATTACCAGCAGTACAAAAGCTGTTAATGCAATTTCAACCAAACTCAGCGGTTATCTTCTGTAATACCAAAGCGGAGTGCCAGAGCGTATGCGACAACCTATATAGCCTAGGTTTTGATGCGGCTGCACTTCATGGTGACTTAGAACAAAAAGACCGTGACCGCACACTGGTTCGTTTTGCAAATAAGAGCGTGACCATTTTATTGGCAACGGATGTCGCTGCTCGAGGTATCGACGTCGATCACGTAGATATGGTGATCAACTACCATATCGCTCATGACCCAGAAGTGCATGTTCACCGCGTTGGCAGAACCGGACGTGCAGGCAATAAAGGCGTGGCATGCTCTTTAATGAGTTATAAAGAGTCGCATAAAGTAAATGCCCTCGAAGACTATTTAGGCAAGACAATAGAGCCCAATACCCTGCCAAGCGACCAAGTGTTAAATAACAAAATTAACCGAGCGCCTATGGTAACCATTCAAATCGACGGCGGTAAGAAAGCGAAATTAAGACCGGGTGATATCTTGGGCGCACTGACTTCAAATAAAGCGTTAAAAGGTGACCAAATCGGCAAAATAAAAGTCACTGCGATGTCATCCTACGTTGCGGTTGAGCGCAGTATTGCCAACGTGGCGCTTAAAACAATCTCAGAAGGGAAAATGAAAGGCCGTAACTTTAGAGCTCGCAAAGTGACAAAGTAAAAGGTAATTTCCCCTCTCTACGGTGGTCAACTTTTCCCTGGCCACCATAATTTTTAGATTAGTTAAGCAATTGCTCGCCTATTTATAACTTATTTTACACCGAAGGGGTTTAAATCTACACCATGACCCCAAGGTCTTAATTAAGCAAACACTTTAAAGGAGTTTATCTATGAAGACCTTAATCATTGGTGCCAGTGGTCAAATTGGAAAAATGACGACAAAGAAAATGCTGGAACAAGGCCATGACATAGTGGCGTTGGTGCGTAATAAAGACAAGCTAGCAGATATTGAGTCTGAGCAGTTAAGTATCATTGAACAAGACCTTGAAAACGATTTTAGTTCAGCCTTTGACAACGTCGAGCAGGTAATATTTAGTGCAGGTTCTGGTGGAGCGACAGGTGCTGATAAAACCCTACTGATCGATTTATGGGCCGCGATTAAAGCCGTTAAATATGCAGAGAAAGCAAACATTAGACATTTTATTATGGTCAGCTCTATTGGTGCAGACGATCCTGATAACATTGAAAGTGAAATCAAACCGTACTTGGTCGCTAAACATATGGCCGATCAACACTTACAGCAAAGTATTGTAAACTACACCATCGTTCGACCAGGTACGTTACAAAACGAGCCCGCTACTGGAGGATTTTCCACTACACGCCCTGAAAATAGAAAAGATGCCGTGATAAGTCGAGAAAATGTCGCAGATGCGCTAGTTTACCTTGCCGCTCAGCATCCTCAGAATCTAACGTTCGAGCTATTTAACGGCAAGCAGTCAGTCGAACAAACGCTGTGCTAATGGAGTAACTATGTTCTCGGGGTTTAACACCTCGAGGCAACCTTAGGTGCCTTAAGTTGGCTAAGTGTTGAGAGTATTTATCGCTATGCTGAAATAAAAAGCTTGCTTTGCTAATTACAATTCTATATCCTTGTTCTCTTGCTTTAACCTCCTCTCAAAATAAAGCAGACCTCAAGTAATGCCTCCTTGCCTTGATCCAGTAAGTCCGCATAAAAAATACAAGTAGAGCTTAATATAGTCAGGCGAAAATCAAGCCAATCAAGAAGATTGGTCTAAGCTGTCATGCCCATATCGGGTCGTTGTGAGGACAGTGTATCCTGTTCGCTAAACTGTAATGAAGCTCATCTACTATCAAAAGCATCAGCTAATTTGCTGAGCATTATAAAAGTGAGTTTTATTATGTCATATACATATAACGGAACAGAGATCCGTGTTGAGCAACCAATTAGCTCAATTTCGGTGAACAAATCTAAAGTGATCTTTGCTGACGGCACAGGCCGTAAGATCACACAATTCGC
The sequence above is a segment of the Pseudoalteromonas piscicida genome. Coding sequences within it:
- a CDS encoding EAL domain-containing protein, whose product is MWCADCEAIESYFFETTYFWFFLPTSNAEQNLMQMCTEMALAPELVADKCITVQVNKNGLSTFLNNIGGCLAGPEFGQSKVTTMAQEGHPDINAISRVASVETFARRHQARWIKTAVENETYQSWFQPIVRAYSEPGNLDVFANEALFRLFDDENNMVPPSLVFNLAEQSGLLFSLDLIARKSAVEHAAKANLNSKIFINFNPSSIYDPSYCLRSTASAISELGFQPQDIVFEVTETHQARDMNHLKGILAFYRSCGFGVALDDIGSGWSSLNMLAQLRPDYIKVDMELVRHIDTNQHKRNIVSHLIQLAHENGIEVIAEGVESRAEAQVLRDIGADYLQGYYFAKPAALSTRLSNNLEEEITQKVKPLSNAANQFDRL
- a CDS encoding ABC1 kinase family protein gives rise to the protein MKSSSRKVPSSRFSRLVHLGGLAGQVASNMLLEGARQTLQGQPVNRTDLLLQSKNIHAVAEKLSHLRGAAMKLGQLLSMDAGDLLPPELAMLLTHLRADAMPMPYKQLIGALEQELGQDWLDKFSHIELKSFAQASIGQVHKANAEDGQPLAIKIQYPGVAKSIQSDVDNVVSLIKMTGLLPKNINIVPLVAEAKFQLLAETNYQQEANYLQQFACGLAKDTRFKIPKVYQSLSSKHLLTMEYVSGEPLAEAVALPQPARNKIMATLIELFFIEMFELKLIQTDPNFANYLFNKDPLQIVLLDFGATRVVSDTISSGYKSLLGAAMEQDHAAVKQAACDIGYFDTNIAPEYCDAVIELFLLATTPLRYNGPFDFANSKLSKELSEKGLALNGRSNEWHTPPVDALFIHRKLAGLYLIAAKLQAKVDLTALQTYLK
- a CDS encoding cytochrome b, with translation MTKQKIRFNLAMRVLHWSMALLVFAMIFAGLTMVYSLEPWQLTLLGLHKSFGVLALMLLLLRCVIRIKSSTPNLPSGMPAIQVKLAKLSHWLLYLLMLVIPTSGLLMQYYAARQIVMFDFFIIPAAMVPRIEYFAVLREGHGLAVLLLVTVLAVHIGAALYHHFIRKDGVLKSMW
- a CDS encoding catalase family peroxidase is translated as MKYASVSLVEKGFYFASLSVVLLLSPLTQVQAEQVTAQQFVDLQQGRAHFPGFRRAHAKGICVSGEFKSNGRLSQYSSAAVFKAGTHPFIGRLAIAGNNPHARELAAPVRSFALSFVKGAERWNIAMNTPPVMAVTNPHDFYQQIVALKQGKEAIKDFFAEHPESADYLAWKASYTPSPSFALETYHSINAFYLVDEKSQRQAIRWKMLPINEESKNPYTGKNALQQEFATRLEKGTVRFTWQFIFAKQEDDENNPAKLWPSNRAKLDAGEISITHWQPQLEGNCHALNFDPLILPSGVIATEDPILRARSAAYAESYRRRAKEQLMGHLRKK
- a CDS encoding DEAD/DEAH box helicase, with translation MSFSHLGLAPEINQAVVEQGYDKPTPIQEQAIPAILEGRDVMAAAQTGTGKTAGFTLPLLQKLIAGTKPRANNVRALILTPTRELADQVWQSVTLYSKHLPISSEVVYGGVKINPQMMRLRKGVDVLVATPGRLLDLYQQNAVKFDDLEVLVLDEADRMLDMGFIHDIKRIIKALPSRRQNLMFSATFSEEIRALAKGLIHDPVEVSVAPANSTAKSVTQWVYPVDKSKRTGLLKHLVQTHDWQQVLVFTRTKHGANRLVKDLEKDKINAAAIHGNKSQSARMKALAGFKNGEVRVLVATDIVARGLDIQELPHVVNFDLPNVYEDYVHRIGRTGRAGATGEAISFVTQETASDLFGIERLIQQLVPRKVEPGFEPQLAVPESKLDTRPIKPKKPKKPKKSKVDEAEQTPSAQPKNKPKQNSGPRNNKPSGNGKPASNNNGNRRRRPSSSANKPKSQHSGDKRTPRQKPTAGN
- a CDS encoding fascin domain-containing protein: MNILKLILFTLFGSTFLAHAGTQYVTQAASNITETSAQLNGYSASTIGLSGETFDYGLTTNYGYSVLATPAGVNGPVSAQITNLDCGTEYHFRFRGDPKPPRTTIQGEDLTFTTAPCSPTIFTNVSFETGGQYYFVAENNGGNTVNANRIAIGPWERFNLIDVNGGNLFDGDTIHIQTATGYYFVAEQGGGAELNADRTVASIWETFTIELPNNPGALIQNGDKVALRSINGHYIQAAGNGGAGANVHPTVIGCNATYPCSWEMFKIIF
- the dbpA gene encoding ATP-dependent RNA helicase DbpA, encoding MTQPLFSSTSLSSALLDNLASLGYHTMTDIQAQTLPLILAGKDVIGQGKTGSGKTAAFSLGLLHNLNVKRFRVQALVVCPTRELADQVAVEIRKLARAVHNIKVLALCGGAPMGPQIGSLEHGAHIIVGTPGRIEEHLRKGRLSLDEVNTFVLDEADRMLEMGFEESLQCIIDHCPTARQNLLFSATYPPKIEQLAQHIMKDAAKVTVEATHDDSSIEQYFYEIDNNDARLPAVQKLLMQFQPNSAVIFCNTKAECQSVCDNLYSLGFDAAALHGDLEQKDRDRTLVRFANKSVTILLATDVAARGIDVDHVDMVINYHIAHDPEVHVHRVGRTGRAGNKGVACSLMSYKESHKVNALEDYLGKTIEPNTLPSDQVLNNKINRAPMVTIQIDGGKKAKLRPGDILGALTSNKALKGDQIGKIKVTAMSSYVAVERSIANVALKTISEGKMKGRNFRARKVTK
- a CDS encoding SDR family oxidoreductase; this encodes MKTLIIGASGQIGKMTTKKMLEQGHDIVALVRNKDKLADIESEQLSIIEQDLENDFSSAFDNVEQVIFSAGSGGATGADKTLLIDLWAAIKAVKYAEKANIRHFIMVSSIGADDPDNIESEIKPYLVAKHMADQHLQQSIVNYTIVRPGTLQNEPATGGFSTTRPENRKDAVISRENVADALVYLAAQHPQNLTFELFNGKQSVEQTLC